The genomic window GCCGCGAGTTGTTGCAATTCTTCGAGTGGCAACGGGGCGAGAGAGCCCCGTGCAACCGTCTGCAAAGAGACGGTGGTCAACACGCCAGCAACGGCGCCGGCGGCGATCCAGCCGGTGATCTTCAGTTTCTGGCCCATTTGAGAGTGTCCTTGTGGCTCAAACCAATATACACAGCTTGGAAGCAATTTGCCTGCCGGGGTTCCCCAGCCTTGGCACAAACAGTCAACGCATCGACAAGCGGCATGCGCTCCTGCGTCAACGGTGGCTTCAGCCCTTGCCTTGCGATGCAACCGCGGCCGCAGCTTTGGCTGCCGCGTCTGCATCGCCGAGGTAGTAGTGTCGCAGCGGTTTTAAATCGTCGTCGAGTTCATAGACGAGCGGAATGCCGTTTGGAATATTGAGGCCGACGATATCCGAATCGGAAATGCCATCGAGGTATTTGACCAACGCTCGGATCGAGTTGCCGTGCGCTGCGACGACGAGGCGCCGACCGGAGCGGATGGCCGGTGCCATCGACTCGTTCCAGAACGGCAAAACGCGCGCCACCGTGTCCTTCAGGCATTCGGTCAACGGAATCTGCTCTGCCGCCAGCTTGGCATAGCGCACGTCGCCGCGTTCGCTGCGTGGGTCGGTCGGCTCCAGCGGCGGCGGCGGCGTGTCGTAGCTGCGGCGCCAGACCAGCACCTGCTCGTCACCGTATTTCTTGGCCGTCTCGGCCTTGTTCAACCCTTGCAGGCCGCCGTAATGGCGCTCGTTGAGACGCCATGAATGCACCACCGGCAGCCAGGTGCGATCGAGTTCGTCCAGCGTGTGCCAGAGCGTGCGCGTGGCGCGCTTCAGCACGCTGGTGTAGGCCACGTCGAACTCATAGCCTTCGGCCTTGAGCAGGCGCCCGGCCTGCTTGGCCTGGTCGACACCGGTCGGCGTCAGGTCGACGTCGGTCCAGCCGGTGAAGCGGTTTTCGAGATTCCAGGTCGATTCGCCATGGCGAATCAGTACCAACTTGTGCATTTGGGGCCTTTGGCGACGCGTACGAAACGTGCCATTCTAAAATCGGCGGTTTGCCATTCAAGGACTACCGTGAAATTCATCATCGACAACTGGGTGCTCATCCTGATTGCGCTCAGTTCGGGCGCGATGCTCGCATGGCCGCTGATTCGCGGCGGAGCAGGCGGCTCGCTCACAGCGCAGGGCGCGGTGCAACTCATCAACCGCGAGCGCGCAGTGGTCGTCGATGTGCGCGAGCCCGATGAGTACGCTGCTGGCCACGTGACCAACTCGCGCAACGTGCCGTTCGACCAGTTGGAGGCCAAGCTGTCGAACACGGTCAAGAACAAGTCGCTGCCGGTCTTGCTGATGTGCGCGACGGGTGCCCGCGCCGGCCGCGCGCTGGCCATCGCAAAGAAACTGGGTTACGAGCAGGCCCAAGTGGTGGGCGGCGGTCTCAAGGGCTGGAAAGACGCTAACCTGCCCATAGAAAAGGCTTGAGCGCCTCGCCTCACTACTGACGGGCCTCCCACGGCCCCAGAACTGGATGACCATGCAACCCGTAAAGATGTACACCACCGCCGTTTGCCCGTACTGCATTCGCGCCAAGCAGATTTTGAAAGCCAAGGGCGTCGAGCAGATCGAAGAGATCCGCATCGACAGCGATCCGGCCGCACGCGCCACGATGATGGAAGTGACACAGCGCCGTACCGTGCCGCAAATCTTCATCGGCGACACGCACGTCGGTGGCTGCGATGAGCTGATGGCGCTCGACAGCCGCGGCGGCCTGGTGCCTTTGCTTCAAGGGACGCAGAGCGCGTCCGTCTGATTCCCTGAGTTCGGCGCGGCGATAATCTCCGGCTACCCTCCATCAGCCCGCTGCAGAAATATGTCTCCGGCGGGCATTGTTTTGATCCTCGAAAGTTAGCCATGGCAGACACCCTCGATCCCGTGTTCCAGATTCAACGCGTCTACCTCAAGGACCTGTCGCTCGAGCAGCCGAACTCGCCCGGCATCCTGCTGGAGCAAGAGCAGCCGACGGTCGACATCCAACTCGGCGTCGATGCCCAGCCGGTGACCGAAGGCATCTACGAGATCACCGTGTCGGCCACCGTGCAGACCAAGATCCAGGACAAGACCGTGTTTCTGGTCGAAGCCAAGCAAGCCGGCATCTTCGAGATCCGTAACCTGCCCGAAGACCAGATGGGTCCGATCCTAGGCATCGCTTGCCCGCAAATCGTCTACCCGTACCTGCGCGGCAACGTCGCCGACGTGATCCAGCGCGGCGGCTTCCCGCCGGTGCACCTGGCCGAGATCAACTTCCAGGCTATGTACGAGCAGCAGCAGGCGCAGGCCGCCGGTCAGCCGCAGGCGATCACGACGCAATAAGCGTTTCGGGCTTCGGTAACTCGCTGGGCCTGGAGTTCCCATTCCGTTGAAGCCATGAAGATCAGCGTGATCGGCGCCGGCGCCTGGGGCACTGCGTTGGCGGTCAACGCGGCAGCGCGGCACGAAGTGGTCTTGTGGGCACGCGATGCTGCACAGGCCGAACGCATGTCAGCCGCGCGAGAGAACGTGCGCTACCTACGGGGCATTCACTTTCCCGCAGGCATGTCGGTCCGCGCGGTTGGGCAAGGCCATCTTGTTGCCGATGCCGAACTGGTCATCGTCGCGACGCCAGTGGCGGCGTTACGCAGCCAGCTCGTAAGCCTCCGCGGCACTGCGGTGCCGGTTGTATGGCTCTGCAAGGGCGTTGAATCGGCGTTGGTGGCTCCGGGCTGCGAGCTTGGCGACAAGCCTTTCTTTGGCTTGCTCGCTCATGAAGTCCAGGCGCAGGTGGCGCCAGAACTGCTGGCCGGCGTACTCAGCGGGCCCAGCTTCGCGCAGGAAGTAGCGCAGTCGAATCCCACTGCCTTGGTTGCCGCAAGCCGTCATGCAACCGTACGCACGGCGCTTGTAGAAGCTTTCCACGGTCCCAGCCTCCGCGTCTATGCAAACGACGATATCGTTGGCGTCGAGGTGGGCGGCGCCGTCAAGAACGTGCTGGCGATCGCGACCGGTTTGTGCGATGGCCTGGCGCTCGGACTCAACGCGCGTGCAGCGTTGATCACTCGCGGCCTGGCCGAGATGACGCGCTTCGGCGTGGCGCTGGGTGCGCGACCTGAAACCTTCATGGGTCTATCAGGGCTTGGCGATCTCGTTTTGACCGCCACTGGCGACCTGTCGCGCAATCGCAAGATCGGACTGCTGCTGGCAGAAGGCCGTTCGCTCGAACAGTCGGTCGCGTCGCTGGGTCACGTGGCAGAAGGTGTGTACTGCGCGCGCACGGTGGTGCAGCGCGCGCGCTATCTTGGGATCGATATGCCGATCGCAGAAGGCGTCGTGGCCTTGCTGAACGGATCGCAGAGCACGGCCGCGGTAGTCGCCGCATTGATGGGTCGCGAGGCATCGGCTGAAGGCAGCTGAGAGGGGCTCAAAAGGCGCCTGAGAGTAACGTTGGGACCAGCCGACTTGCCGGAAACGCGTAGTGCGCGTTACGGCTCGATACACTCGAGACGACGGGCGCTGCGGGTCGGCGCTACCCCTTCGTATCGAACCCAACCCGGTTCGTCGGGTGGCGTGTCTTAAACGTGCGTCGCTGGGGCGGGCGTGTATGCCAACCTCACATAGATCGGGGCGAATGCCTCGGCCTGCGTGATGTCGATCAACGTTTCTTTCGCAAGCTCGAGCATCGCGATGAAGGTGACGATCAGCACCGGCGTGCCGCGCGTCACGTCGAAGAGCTTTTCGAACTCGACGAACTGGCGCCCCTGCAAGTGCCGCAGGACGATGCTCATGTGCTCGCGCACGCTCAGCTCTTCACGCGAAATGTGGTGGTGCTGCACGAGCTTCGCGCGCTTCAGGATGTCGGCCCAGGCGTCGCGCAGATCGACCGCGTCCACATCGGGAAACCGCGGCTTGAGCGATTGTTCGATATAAACCTGCCCTTTCCAGAAATCGCGGCCGTGTTGCGGCGCTGCGCTGAGGGCAGCGGCATGCAATTTGGTCTGCTCGTACTCGCGCAGCCGGCGCACCAGTTCGGCCCGAGGGTCTTCGGCTTCTTCGCCATCGGCCGTCTTTTTAGGCGGCAGCAGCATGCGCGACTTGATCTCGATCAGCATCGCTGCCATCAGCAAGTACTCGGCGGCCAGCTCGAGGTTGGTGTGGCGAATTTCGTCGACGTAGGTGAGGTACTGCCGCGTCAACCCCGCCATCGGAATGTCGAGGATGTTGAAGTTCTGTTTCCGGATGAGGTAGAGCAACAGATCGAGCGGCCCTTCGAAAGCTTCGAGAAAAACTTGCAGCGCCTCGGGCGGGATGTACAGGTCTTTCGGCATTGCGAAAAGCGGCTCGCCATACAGGCGGGCCAACGCGACCTGATCGACCACCTCGGGCATAAGTGCGACGACCTCGTCGCCGTCGCTGTTGCCGCTCCGCGCGTCTCTGCGCATCGACGCTTACTTGACGATCGTCTGGTAGACGTAGGGCTGCATCGGCACCCGCGCTTCACCGTACTCGTCGAGGAGGCCGCGGTCGAGGTGCTTGTCCCACAGCAAGGCTCGCCCGGCGCGTTGCTCAGCCTCCAGGGTCGGCTTCTTTTCCTTCATTTCTTTGATGAAGCTGGTGATCTCGGACGTGTAGTGGGCGCGGCGAAAGAAGGACATAGACTGAAACCTCGGTTAGCTCAATTTTACGGGGGGAAGCGATGCGCGGACGAAACTGGATTCACGGGTGGGCGGCCGTCTGCCTTGTGGCACTGCTGACCATGCTGGCGGGCTGCGACAACCAGGCCATCCGCGAGCTGGAAGAGGGCGTTGCGACCGAAGCGGACGTGCGCGCCCGGTTCGGGCAACCCGAGAACGTCTGGGATGCGCCCGGATCGCCTGGCAGTCGGGTGTTCGAATACAACCGCCAGCCGCAAGGCCAAAAGAACTACATGATCACCATCGGCCCCGACGGCAGAATGACCGCGCTGCGACAGGTGCTGACACCCGAGAACTTTGCCAAAGTGCAGGCCGGCATGCCGATGGAAGTGCTCCGCAAGCTGCTCGGCAAGCCGGCCAAGGTCACGCCCTATGCGCTAAAGCGCGAGACCGAATGGGAATGGCGCTGGGTGCAGCCGCCGAATTCGCCGATGGTGTTCACTGCGGTGTTGAACGACGATCAACGCGTGGTGCGCAGCGGCTCTTCTCCAGACAAGGGGACCGAGGCGCCCTGATCGATGCGCAAGTCCCGCCCGCGCGGCGCTCAATCCTTGCTGGGAATCACCGCATCGGCTGCAGCACCGACCGCCTTGCCGGTGATGCGCGCGGTGCCGATGACCGCATCTGCGCCCAATCCGACGACCCCGGCCCCCACGCTGACCACGGTGCTCGCGACCGACACCACCGCGCAGCCCGAAAGCAGCGCACAGCCCGCGACCACGAGTGCCAATGCCGGCGTGGTCAGTGCGAGCCGCAAGCGCATCATTTCATCGCACCCGCATCCCCGGCACCGCACCCGGCCAAGGTTCCAGCACGTGGATTCCTGGATTGGCTTTTTCGTCCGCGTGACTCGCGGCGAGCACCATGCCTTCGCTGATGCCGAACTTCATCTTGCGAGGCGCCAAGTTGGCGACCAGCACGGTCAGCTTGCCGACCAGTTGTGCGGGTTGGTAGGCTGAGGCGATGCCGCTGAACACGTTGCGCATCTTGCCCTCGCCCGCATCGAGCGTGAGCCGCAGCAGCTTGGTCGACCCTTCGACTTTTTCGCATGCAACGATCTTTGCAATGCGCAAATCGATTTTGGTGAAATCGTCGATTGTGATGGTCGAAGCGATGGCTTCGCCGCCCGGCGCGACGTCGGCGGCCACGGTTTCGACTTCGGTCTTCAGATCGGGCACGGGCACGGCCGCTTCGTTGGGCTCGAACAATACGTCGAGCACCTTGGCATCGACGCGCTGCATCAGGTGCTTGTAGTCGCCGATCACGTGTCCCGCAGCAAGGGGATGGTTGGCATCCATCCAAGTCAGCGGCTCGATGGCCAGGAAGGCCTCGACGTTGAGCGCCAACGCCGGCAGCACCGGCTTCAGGTAGAGCGTGAGCAAACGGAAAGCCTCGATGCAGACGGTGCATACGTCGTGCAGCCGCGCTTCCATTCCTTCTTTCTTGGCTAGCTCCCATGGCTTGTTGGCATCGACGTAAGCGTTGACGCGGTCGGCCAACGCCATCGTGTCTCGCAGGGCGCGCGCGAAGTCGCGATCGTCGTACAGCTTGGCGATATCCGCCGCGCCAGCACGCAGCGCCGCGAGCAGTTCGGCGCCATCACCTGACGCCTCGCCCAGCTTGCCGCCGAAGCGCTTGCCGATGAATCCCGCCGCGCGGCTCGCGATGTTGATGTACTTGCCGACCAGGTCGCTGTTGACCCGCGCCACGAAGTCGTCGGGGTTGAAGTCCAGGTCTTCGTTGCGGCCGTTGAGTTTGGCCGCCAGGTAGTAGCGCAGCCATTCCGGATTGAGGCCGACCGACAAATACTTGAGCGGGTCGATGCCGGTGCCGCGGCTCTTGCTCATCTTCTCGCCGCTGACGGTCAAGTGGCCGTGCACATAGATCGCGTCGGGCGTCTTGCGGCCGCTGAAGTGCAGCATGGCGGGCCAGAACAGCGTGTGGAAGGTGATGATGTCCTTGCCGATGAAGTGCACCTGCTCCAGATCGGGGTCGGCCATGTACTCGGTGTACGAGATGCCATCGCCGCCCAGCTCGATGCAGCGCTTGTCCAACAAGTTCTTTAGCGATGCAAGGTAGCCGACCGGCGCATCCATCCAGACGTAGAAATACTTGCCGGGCGCGTCCGGGATTTCAATGCCGAAGTACGGCGCGTCGCGGCTGATGTCCCAGTCGCCCAAGCCACCGTTACCGTCTTCGTCCTTGTAGAGCCACTCGCGAATCTTGTTCTGCACCTCTGTCTGCACGTGGCCGGGGGCCGTGGTCCAGTTCTTCAGGTACGCCTCGCAGCGCGGGTCCGACAGCTTGAAGAAGAAGTGCTCGGAACTGCGAAGCTCGGGCTTCACGCCGGACAGTGCCGAATATGGGTCGATCAGCTCGGTCGGCGCGTACACCGCGCCGCACACTTCGCAGTTGTCGCCGTACTGGTCTTTCGAGTGGCACACCGGGCATTCGCCCTTGATGAATCGATCGGCCAGGAACATACCCTTGGCCGCGTCGTAGAACTGCTCGACCGTCTTCACCGTCACCAAGCCTGCCTTGTCGCGCAGGTCGCGGTAGATCTCCTGTGCGAGCTGGTGGTTCTCCGGTGAATCGGTCGTGCTCCAGTTGTCAAAGGCGATATGAAAGCCGTCGAGGTAGGGCTTGCGGCCGGCCGCGATCTCGGCCACGAAGGCCTGCGGCGTGATGCCGGCCTTGTCGGCCGCGATGGTGATGGCGGCTCCGTGCGCGTCGTCGGCACAAACGAAATTGACCTCCGCGCCCTGCATGCGCTGAAACCGCACCCAGATGTCGGCCTGGATGTATTCCATGATGTGGCCGATGTGGAACTTGCCGTTGGCGTAGGGCAGGGCAGTGGTAACGAAGAGCTTGCGCGGGGACATCGAGAGACGCTTTCAGAGGGAGACCGGCATTTTAGGCGGCGTATGCTGCCTGCCAGCGTGCCCGCTCGGACGCCCCCATTTCCCTGAACTGTCGAGAGGCTTCATGACGTCCATCACCATCCCCGCAACACTAATCCCCGGCGACGGCATCGGCCCCGAAATCGTCGACGCCACGCTGGCCGCGCTCGATGCATTGCAAGCGCCGTTCGAATGGGACCGCCAGGTCGCAGGCCTCGGCGGCGTGCAACTGGCCGGCGACCCGCTGCCGGCGGCCACGCTCGACAGCATCCGCCGCACGCGCCTCGCGTTGAAGGGCCCGCTCGAGACACC from Variovorax sp. PAMC28562 includes these protein-coding regions:
- the gpmA gene encoding 2,3-diphosphoglycerate-dependent phosphoglycerate mutase, with amino-acid sequence MHKLVLIRHGESTWNLENRFTGWTDVDLTPTGVDQAKQAGRLLKAEGYEFDVAYTSVLKRATRTLWHTLDELDRTWLPVVHSWRLNERHYGGLQGLNKAETAKKYGDEQVLVWRRSYDTPPPPLEPTDPRSERGDVRYAKLAAEQIPLTECLKDTVARVLPFWNESMAPAIRSGRRLVVAAHGNSIRALVKYLDGISDSDIVGLNIPNGIPLVYELDDDLKPLRHYYLGDADAAAKAAAAVASQGKG
- a CDS encoding rhodanese-like domain-containing protein; this encodes MKFIIDNWVLILIALSSGAMLAWPLIRGGAGGSLTAQGAVQLINRERAVVVDVREPDEYAAGHVTNSRNVPFDQLEAKLSNTVKNKSLPVLLMCATGARAGRALAIAKKLGYEQAQVVGGGLKGWKDANLPIEKA
- the grxC gene encoding glutaredoxin 3, whose translation is MQPVKMYTTAVCPYCIRAKQILKAKGVEQIEEIRIDSDPAARATMMEVTQRRTVPQIFIGDTHVGGCDELMALDSRGGLVPLLQGTQSASV
- the secB gene encoding protein-export chaperone SecB produces the protein MADTLDPVFQIQRVYLKDLSLEQPNSPGILLEQEQPTVDIQLGVDAQPVTEGIYEITVSATVQTKIQDKTVFLVEAKQAGIFEIRNLPEDQMGPILGIACPQIVYPYLRGNVADVIQRGGFPPVHLAEINFQAMYEQQQAQAAGQPQAITTQ
- a CDS encoding NAD(P)H-dependent glycerol-3-phosphate dehydrogenase, with product MKISVIGAGAWGTALAVNAAARHEVVLWARDAAQAERMSAARENVRYLRGIHFPAGMSVRAVGQGHLVADAELVIVATPVAALRSQLVSLRGTAVPVVWLCKGVESALVAPGCELGDKPFFGLLAHEVQAQVAPELLAGVLSGPSFAQEVAQSNPTALVAASRHATVRTALVEAFHGPSLRVYANDDIVGVEVGGAVKNVLAIATGLCDGLALGLNARAALITRGLAEMTRFGVALGARPETFMGLSGLGDLVLTATGDLSRNRKIGLLLAEGRSLEQSVASLGHVAEGVYCARTVVQRARYLGIDMPIAEGVVALLNGSQSTAAVVAALMGREASAEGS
- a CDS encoding segregation and condensation protein A, which encodes MRRDARSGNSDGDEVVALMPEVVDQVALARLYGEPLFAMPKDLYIPPEALQVFLEAFEGPLDLLLYLIRKQNFNILDIPMAGLTRQYLTYVDEIRHTNLELAAEYLLMAAMLIEIKSRMLLPPKKTADGEEAEDPRAELVRRLREYEQTKLHAAALSAAPQHGRDFWKGQVYIEQSLKPRFPDVDAVDLRDAWADILKRAKLVQHHHISREELSVREHMSIVLRHLQGRQFVEFEKLFDVTRGTPVLIVTFIAMLELAKETLIDITQAEAFAPIYVRLAYTPAPATHV
- a CDS encoding DUF3460 family protein, with the protein product MSFFRRAHYTSEITSFIKEMKEKKPTLEAEQRAGRALLWDKHLDRGLLDEYGEARVPMQPYVYQTIVK
- a CDS encoding outer membrane protein assembly factor BamE, whose protein sequence is MRGRNWIHGWAAVCLVALLTMLAGCDNQAIRELEEGVATEADVRARFGQPENVWDAPGSPGSRVFEYNRQPQGQKNYMITIGPDGRMTALRQVLTPENFAKVQAGMPMEVLRKLLGKPAKVTPYALKRETEWEWRWVQPPNSPMVFTAVLNDDQRVVRSGSSPDKGTEAP
- the metG gene encoding methionine--tRNA ligase; this translates as MSPRKLFVTTALPYANGKFHIGHIMEYIQADIWVRFQRMQGAEVNFVCADDAHGAAITIAADKAGITPQAFVAEIAAGRKPYLDGFHIAFDNWSTTDSPENHQLAQEIYRDLRDKAGLVTVKTVEQFYDAAKGMFLADRFIKGECPVCHSKDQYGDNCEVCGAVYAPTELIDPYSALSGVKPELRSSEHFFFKLSDPRCEAYLKNWTTAPGHVQTEVQNKIREWLYKDEDGNGGLGDWDISRDAPYFGIEIPDAPGKYFYVWMDAPVGYLASLKNLLDKRCIELGGDGISYTEYMADPDLEQVHFIGKDIITFHTLFWPAMLHFSGRKTPDAIYVHGHLTVSGEKMSKSRGTGIDPLKYLSVGLNPEWLRYYLAAKLNGRNEDLDFNPDDFVARVNSDLVGKYINIASRAAGFIGKRFGGKLGEASGDGAELLAALRAGAADIAKLYDDRDFARALRDTMALADRVNAYVDANKPWELAKKEGMEARLHDVCTVCIEAFRLLTLYLKPVLPALALNVEAFLAIEPLTWMDANHPLAAGHVIGDYKHLMQRVDAKVLDVLFEPNEAAVPVPDLKTEVETVAADVAPGGEAIASTITIDDFTKIDLRIAKIVACEKVEGSTKLLRLTLDAGEGKMRNVFSGIASAYQPAQLVGKLTVLVANLAPRKMKFGISEGMVLAASHADEKANPGIHVLEPWPGAVPGMRVR